The nucleotide window TATGGGCAGTTCTGGGTTTGCGACCGGTTTTTTGAGTAGATCTGGTCAAAACCTAAAGATTGGTGATACATCGATGTTTTTTCCTGATCTTTTGTTTCTGTTTTCGTTGTTAAATCAAGGGACAGGTTTTAATATAATATCATCTCCCAAGATTCTGACTTTGGATAATGCCCCTGCACAAATTACGGTATCTCAAGTGGTACCTTTTGCTTCCTCTGTGAAATATGATATAAATGGTAACCCATTGATAGGCTATGATTATAAAGAGGTTGGAATAAAGCTTAAGCTTACCCCACGTATTTCTGAAAATAATGTAATTCTTGACCTCCATCAAGAGGCGAATGATGTGTTAGGCTATCAGAATCCAAAGGTTGGAACTATAGAGTATATGGTACCTATTACTTCAAAAAGGGAGATAGAGACTCAAGTAAATGTTGATAATGGAAAAACAGTTATTCTGGGTGGTATAGTATCAAAAAAGACCATAAAGACAATGGAAGGGATACCTTTTTTATCAGATATTCCACTTATTGGGCGACTTTTTAGATATGACAAAGATGATTTCAGTAGAACATACCTGTTTGTTTTTATAACACCTCATATTATTAACTCTCCTGAAGATCTTGCTAAGATTACAGAGGAGCATCAAAAGCTGGCTGACGAGTTGAATAAAAAAATAAACGAACAGAAAGAGAAAAAGAAGAAACAGAATGAAGAAAGTAAAGAGTTGAAGTGGTATGAATAAGAATGAGAATATTGATGTAAATTTCACTGTTGAGTTCATGAAAGAGAATAATATTTTTTATGATACTACTACTGATACGCTTTTGATCACAGATGAAACACCGTTGTATATAATTGAAGATATTAGATTCAAGTATAAAAAGGTTTTTAAAACAAAAAAGATAAGTAACGATGAGTTTCTAAAAAGATTAGAGGAGCATATATCAAACAAAGTAAGCCCAATTATTGAAGATGAATCTGAAGAAACTGAGGAGATAGAGGATCTTTTGAAAGATTCGTCTGCTCCAGTTGTACAAATGCTAAATGCAACTTTTATAAGGGGGATAAGAGCTGGAGCTAGCGATATTCATTTTGAACCGTATTCAAAAGGGGTTAAAGTAAGATTCAGGATAGATGGACATCTTCAGGATGTTGATGATATAAGTCAAAGTTCGTATCAACAGTTGATTTCCAGAGTAAAAGTTATTGGTAAAATGAATGTATCTGAAAGGAGATTACCACAGGACGGTCGTGTTAGGCTTAAAATAGGTAGTAAAGAGATAGATCTAAGGATATCTACAGTTCCTACCGTTTTTGGCGAACGATTGGTTTTAAGAATTCTGGATAAATCAAATAGGTTGGTGGAGCTGGAAGAGCTTGGTTTATTGAAGGAGGACTACGAGGTTATTGAAAGAGTAATAAAAAAGCCCCATGGCCTTATATTGGTTACAGGTCCTACTGGCGCAGGTAAATCCACAACACTTTATAGTATCTTGCAAAAGATAAAGTCACCGGAGAAAAATATTATCACTATTGAAGACCCTGTGGAGTATCAGATAGATGGAATAAGTCAAATACAGGTAAAACCTAAAATAGATTTGACTTTTGCCAATGGCCTTAGAAGTATTCTTAGACAGGATCCTGATGTTATAATGGTGGGGGAGATCAGGGATTTGGAGACTGCTGAAATAGCTCTTCATGCCTCAATGACAGGTCACCTTGTGTTATCCACACTGCATACGAACGATGCACCCTCCTCTGTTATAAGACTTATAGATCTAGGGGTACAACATTTTTTGGTAGCTGCATCTTTAGAATGTGTAGTGGCCCAAAGATTGGTTCGCAAGATATGTGATAGTTGTAAAAGTGCTTATGTACCAACTGAAGCTGAAAAAGAGATTTTTGATGAAGAGATAAAGTTACTATATAAAGGTAATGGGTGTGAGGAGTGTTTAAACACAGGGTTTAAAGGAAGAATTGGGGTGTTTGAGGTCTTTAATATAACTGATGATGTTAGAAGAATGATCATGAATATTGAAGAGTCTAATAGGTTAAAACAATATTTTATACAAAAGGGTAACAAAACGTTATTTAAAGACTCACTAATAAAAGTGAAGATGGGAATAACTACATTAGAGGAAGCATTAAAGCTCTCTGTAGAATAGACTATGGGAAAGTATATCATAAAAGGGATCAATGAGAAAGGGGAAAATATAAGTTTAAAGCTCTTTTTTTCTTCTGAAGAAGAGTTGAATAATTTTTTAAAGACAAAAAAGATTATCCCAGTCAGTATCAAAGAAAGTCGAAGTATACTCTCCTTTATGGGACAACGTATAACTGATCTTGAACTTTCTTTAGTACTTTTTCAATTGGGTATGATGCATAAAAAGGGGGTGCCATTAAATGATTGTTTTGATATATTGATAGATCAGACGGAAAAGCCTTTTTTAAAAAAGATATTTAATGATATAAAAAATGATATAGAAAAAGGGTTTACTTTAAGCAAGGCCTTGTCAAATTATGATTTAATACCTAATTTTATAGTGGAGATGGTTAAAGTAGGAGAGGCTTCTGGTAATATTGATGAGATTTTGATATCGGCAAGTAGATACATTGAAAGAAGGTCAGAATTGAAAAATAGATTTATTACAGCATTGATTTATCCTTCAATAGTTCTTTTAGTTGGGTTGATAGCTGTTATGGTAATAGCTGTTTTTGTAACACCGAAAATAACTACAATATATGCAAATTTTGGAAAACCACTACCTTTAGAGTTGCTGGTTGTTGACAATTTATCAAAATGGCTGTTATGGGTTTTTAAACTCTCTCCAATATGGATTTTCTTGATTTTTTGGTATTATAGAAAATATGTAAAGGGTAGATTAGGTGAGATGGTTTTAAGTAAAATCCCCTTTGTGAAAACAATCTATGATGAGATTAGTCTTACCTCTTTTGCTTATGTGCTTGGGATGCTTCTTAAGGGCGGAGTACAGCTGGAAAAGGCATTTGATATGGGTTCTGAGGTGATCAAAGGGAATCGATACTATTTACATCTAAAAAATATTGCCCAAAAAATATTTATAGGAACAAGCTTAAGGGTTGCTCTAGTGAAGGAATCTGTTTTTCCGGAAGATTTTATAAAGCTTTTTGCTACAGGAGATGAAGTGGGGAATGTTGAAGATATGGCTGAATTGGTTGCTCAGATATACGAGAAAAATGCTTCCAGAAAGATCGCTATTTTACTGGCATATTTAGAACCAGCAATTGTGATATTTTTAGCGATTTTAGTTGGTGGTTTTATAATGGCAACTTTGTTGCCTATTTTGAATCTAAGCTTAAAATAGTTATAGTAAGGGAGGCTTTATGAAAAAAGGTTTTACTCTTATTGAGATTTTAGTGGTACTTGTGATTCTATCGTTGATTGCAGCAGTGGTAATACCTCGCTTTACAGGGCGGGTAGATGAGGCAAAGATTGATACGACTAAGTTGCAGTTAAAAGAGATCAAGAGAGCCCTTGAAATGTTCAAACTTGACAACGGTTTTTATCCTAATACGGATCAAGGACTTAAAGCATTGGTAGAAAAACCCACTCTCCAACCTGAACCCAAAAAGTGGAAAAAGTATTTGGATACACTTCCTAAGGATGGATGGGGAAATGATTTTGTATATGTTTCACCTTCAGATAAGAACCCCTTTGAATTGAAATCCAAAGGACCAGATGGGGAATTGGGTACGGGGGATGATCTGAACATATGGGAGATGCAGTGAGCTATGACTAATCGTTGGAGTATTGCTTGAAAAAAGGGTTTACTCTTATTGAGATTGTTTCTTCTATACTTATATTTGTTTTATTTATGTCAGTTATTTATATGATATTTTCAAGAAACATGAAGGAACAATTAGAAATTAAAGAATCGATCCTTTCTTTGAATTTTTTCAAAATGAAATATTATAATATACCTCTATCTGATGAATATAAAAGTATGAATATGGAGAAAAGAAACGAAGGAGAATTGTTCGGTAAAAAGGAATTTTATTATGAAATAAGAATAAATGATAAACCAACTATATCGGTATATGCTATCGAGTAGGAGAAAAGGTTTTACGCTTGTTGAATTACTCGTGTATCTCACTTTGGCGGTAATAGTTTCATCAATTACCCTCTATATTTATGTTAATACATCATCTGGTTTAAGGGATTTAAAACAAAGCAGCTCAAATTATATAAAACTGCTTTCTGTACTTACTCAGCTTGAGAAACAGTTATTTTCGATTTATATGGATAATGTTAGCATAAGATTAAAGAATGGTAGACTCTCTTTTTATACTATGGTTCCTGTATTATATAGTGGTATTGTTAGAGCTGAATATTATTTCGATAAAGGTGAAAAGACCTTCCATTATGAAGAGTATCCTTATATAGATGGTCGTTTAGGTGAAAGTGGTTTGAAAAGAAATGTTCTTGGCAGATTTGATGAGGTTAAGTTTTATGCTTTGAAGGACGGAACTTGGACTGAGGAGTTAAGTGAAAAGGATAAAACAGGTGTGATAAAAATGGTTATAGATGGACAAGATCATTATTTGGTGTTGGAATGATTTTTTTACTTGTTTTATTTCTGGTTGCTGCACTTACTGTTGCCACTGTTGATATGAGCGAGGACTCTTTTATAGCGAAAAAATATATGAAGCATCTTGTTACTATTCAAGAGGTTAGGTTATTGGAAAAGACAGTATCTACTGTTTTCAAAGATATTTTTAAAAAAGATGATGCCAACATAGATTCATTGGAAGAAGATTGGGCTAAACCATATTTTTTCCCTACAAAATTGGGTAATATTACAATTGAAATAGTCGATCAGGAGAGGTTTCTCAATCCAAATTCTATTGTGGATCCCCAAGGGAAAATGATTGAGTCGGTTTATAGGAGGTATTTGAGATTGTTTGAGCATTTTAATATCCCCCAAAAGATTTTGGATAATATTGTTGATTGGATAGATAACAACACTACTCTAAATGCTAAGTTTGATAATGATACAGTTCCTATAAAAAATTCTATCATCAAGAGCTTGGATGAGTTAAGATATGTTAGTGGAGTTGATGATAAGATATTTTTCGGTGATATTGATAAAGGGGGATTTGTGCCAGGCCTAAGGACCTTTTTTTCACCTTTTAGTAATGGTAAGGTAAATATAAACACAGCAGGAAAATATGTTTTGCTGGGGTTAGATGAAAGAATGGACGAGCAGTTAGCTGATAGGATTATCGATTATAGAAAAGATAAAAGATTCAAATCTGTTGATGATCTTATCAATGTAAATGGTGTGACTATTGACATGATCTTTCGACTTAGACAGATTACTGATGTAAAAAGTGATAATTTTTTGGTATTGATAAAAATAGAAAAAGATGATAGCCTTATATTACTTTCTATGCTTTATAGGAGAGAAGGTAGCGATCTTAAAAAGATCTGGAGAAGGTTGGAGTGATAATAAAAAGCATTGATTTATCCACTGGTATCGATCTTGTTTGTAATGTAAATCCTATGAGATCGGAGATTGTTGTTCGTGAAGATAATAATATGGTCTATCAATCAGTGATTGCTGTGATGCCTGCGATAGATACTTCCTACCGTATAGTTAAGAGAAATCCAAAATTTAAGTCGATTACTGATTATGTAAAAGGTTTGTTAAAAATAGAGTCGATTTTAGATACTGATGATATTGTTGTTAGAGGTACACAGATAGATGGCGATAGGGATTTTGTCATTTTTACAGACAAATATAGTATAGAGACCTATAAAAAAAAGTACACCCAGATTAATATATTAGAGCATGAAGTTTCTTCGTTACTGAGGTTATTAGAATATAATAAAATAGTATGTAGCCGTCTACTACACTTCAATCAAGATTATTGTATAGAGATCACGTTTGATGGTGGTTATCTAAAGGGTGTTCATGTTTTGGATGTAGAGGAAGTAAATGATGTTGATAATGCCCTATTATCCGGTTTTATACCTAAGGGGTATAATGGTCCTATACTGAATAACCCCACCAATGATCCAACGAAAAATGTTGCATTTGGAGGAGCCTTATACTATTTTAGCAGTATTAATATAAACTTCCTACAAAAAGAGTCTTCAGCAGAGTCTATGATTTTTGTTTCATTAACGATGTTAATAGCTATATTTATCGTACTAAATGCAGCCTTGTTTGTGAAAACGTTTTTCCTTAATAAAAAGACAGACCAAATAGTTAAAGCTTCTATAATTGAACTAAACAAACTTAATATAAAAAATGCTGTTGACCCACTATCTCAGGTTAAAGGGGTTCTTGCTAATCTTAAAGAAAGGCAAGAGAAAGATCTAATTCCGATACTTGATAGGATAGGTTACGCAGTTTCACAGGTAAAAGGTATAAATATATATAATATGAATGCTACACCTGAGGAGATCTTTATTGAAGGGGATGCAGTATCGCAGGTAGAGGTAGATGATTTCAAAAAGAGATTACCAGCTGAGTACAATTTTAATACAATGGAAAGTGTCAAAGACCCCAAAGGTGTGTTTAAATTTAAATTACGTGGGAAACGATGACATGTTTAAGAGATTAAGTAATTTTTTAAAAACACTTGATGATACAGAAAAGAAAAGGTATCTTATTTTTACTGTTTTAATATTAGTTTTTGTATTTGGCAGTCTAACTTATCTGAACTACATCACTTTTGTAAAGCAGGAAAAACGCTATTTTTTGAAAAACAATGAATTTAAGCAGCTTGTACAGCTTGTTTCTGAAACACAAGCAAGGCTGCAAAATAGACCAAAAATTGATCATGCTATGATTGAAAAATTAGTTGGTGATTTAGGACTTTCCAAGCAGCTATTGTCAATTACTCTTTTTAATTCCTACAATCTTACCGGTTATGAGCTTGAGTTTGAGCAAATTCCTTCAGAAATATTTGTAAATCTTCTTAAGTTGTTTAATGAAAAGGGTATAATGCTTTACAGATTCAATATTCAACAT belongs to Calditerrivibrio sp. and includes:
- a CDS encoding type II secretion system F family protein, which produces MGKYIIKGINEKGENISLKLFFSSEEELNNFLKTKKIIPVSIKESRSILSFMGQRITDLELSLVLFQLGMMHKKGVPLNDCFDILIDQTEKPFLKKIFNDIKNDIEKGFTLSKALSNYDLIPNFIVEMVKVGEASGNIDEILISASRYIERRSELKNRFITALIYPSIVLLVGLIAVMVIAVFVTPKITTIYANFGKPLPLELLVVDNLSKWLLWVFKLSPIWIFLIFWYYRKYVKGRLGEMVLSKIPFVKTIYDEISLTSFAYVLGMLLKGGVQLEKAFDMGSEVIKGNRYYLHLKNIAQKIFIGTSLRVALVKESVFPEDFIKLFATGDEVGNVEDMAELVAQIYEKNASRKIAILLAYLEPAIVIFLAILVGGFIMATLLPILNLSLK
- a CDS encoding GspE/PulE family protein — its product is MNKNENIDVNFTVEFMKENNIFYDTTTDTLLITDETPLYIIEDIRFKYKKVFKTKKISNDEFLKRLEEHISNKVSPIIEDESEETEEIEDLLKDSSAPVVQMLNATFIRGIRAGASDIHFEPYSKGVKVRFRIDGHLQDVDDISQSSYQQLISRVKVIGKMNVSERRLPQDGRVRLKIGSKEIDLRISTVPTVFGERLVLRILDKSNRLVELEELGLLKEDYEVIERVIKKPHGLILVTGPTGAGKSTTLYSILQKIKSPEKNIITIEDPVEYQIDGISQIQVKPKIDLTFANGLRSILRQDPDVIMVGEIRDLETAEIALHASMTGHLVLSTLHTNDAPSSVIRLIDLGVQHFLVAASLECVVAQRLVRKICDSCKSAYVPTEAEKEIFDEEIKLLYKGNGCEECLNTGFKGRIGVFEVFNITDDVRRMIMNIEESNRLKQYFIQKGNKTLFKDSLIKVKMGITTLEEALKLSVE
- the gspG gene encoding type II secretion system major pseudopilin GspG, which produces MKKGFTLIEILVVLVILSLIAAVVIPRFTGRVDEAKIDTTKLQLKEIKRALEMFKLDNGFYPNTDQGLKALVEKPTLQPEPKKWKKYLDTLPKDGWGNDFVYVSPSDKNPFELKSKGPDGELGTGDDLNIWEMQ
- a CDS encoding type II secretion system GspH family protein, giving the protein MKKGFTLIEIVSSILIFVLFMSVIYMIFSRNMKEQLEIKESILSLNFFKMKYYNIPLSDEYKSMNMEKRNEGELFGKKEFYYEIRINDKPTISVYAIE
- a CDS encoding general secretion pathway protein GspK, coding for MIFLLVLFLVAALTVATVDMSEDSFIAKKYMKHLVTIQEVRLLEKTVSTVFKDIFKKDDANIDSLEEDWAKPYFFPTKLGNITIEIVDQERFLNPNSIVDPQGKMIESVYRRYLRLFEHFNIPQKILDNIVDWIDNNTTLNAKFDNDTVPIKNSIIKSLDELRYVSGVDDKIFFGDIDKGGFVPGLRTFFSPFSNGKVNINTAGKYVLLGLDERMDEQLADRIIDYRKDKRFKSVDDLINVNGVTIDMIFRLRQITDVKSDNFLVLIKIEKDDSLILLSMLYRREGSDLKKIWRRLE